In the Lysinibacillus sp. PLM2 genome, one interval contains:
- the yrzL gene encoding UPF0297 protein YrzL, with translation MSSFDKTMKFSFPEESMEQEVKQVMLKVYSSLEEKGYNPTNQIVGYLLSGDPAYIPRHQDARNLIRKLERDEILEELVKFYIRKNNEA, from the coding sequence TTGAGTTCGTTTGATAAAACAATGAAGTTTAGTTTTCCAGAAGAATCAATGGAACAAGAAGTAAAGCAAGTGATGTTAAAGGTATACTCTTCATTAGAAGAAAAAGGGTATAATCCTACAAATCAAATAGTTGGTTATTTATTATCTGGTGACCCTGCATACATCCCTCGCCATCAGGACGCACGGAATTTAATTCGTAAGCTTGAACGTGATGAAATATTGGAAGAACTTGTGAAATTTTATATTAGGAAGAATAACGAGGCGTAA
- a CDS encoding SAM-dependent methyltransferase — protein MEFSDAYIESFIHPRNDLLLEMESYAKEHHVPIMQLPAIDVLNQILRIQNPSKILEIGTAIGYSAIRMAMTLPKSEIVTIERDAERVILARNFIARSEVANQITVIEGDALEVEDNQLDSTFDAVFIDAAKGQYMRFFEKYSPLVPSGGILYIDNMYMHGLSDLNLEEVPRRKRTMIRNLKNFSDWIMSHDQYDSTFLPVGDGLLICKKR, from the coding sequence ATGGAATTTTCTGATGCTTATATAGAATCCTTTATTCACCCAAGAAATGATTTGTTGCTTGAAATGGAGTCTTATGCGAAAGAACACCATGTACCCATTATGCAATTACCTGCGATTGATGTATTAAATCAAATACTTCGAATCCAAAATCCTTCTAAAATTTTAGAAATTGGTACTGCGATTGGTTACTCCGCAATACGAATGGCAATGACACTCCCTAAAAGTGAAATTGTCACGATCGAAAGAGATGCAGAACGCGTTATATTAGCGAGAAATTTCATCGCCCGTTCTGAAGTTGCAAATCAAATTACGGTAATTGAAGGGGATGCGTTAGAAGTGGAAGACAATCAGTTGGACTCTACTTTTGATGCTGTTTTTATTGATGCCGCAAAAGGGCAATACATGCGCTTTTTTGAAAAGTACTCACCACTTGTACCATCAGGTGGCATTTTGTATATCGACAATATGTACATGCATGGTTTGTCCGACTTGAACTTAGAGGAAGTGCCAAGAAGAAAGCGAACGATGATACGCAATTTAAAAAATTTTTCCGACTGGATTATGTCACATGATCAGTATGATAGTACATTTCTCCCTGTAGGAGATGGGCTACTAATTTGTAAGAAGAGGTGA
- the yrrK gene encoding putative pre-16S rRNA nuclease → MRIMGLDVGSRTVGVAISDALGWTAQGIETIQINEEEGEFGLERIKELVSEYAVTEFVVGFPKNMNNTVGPRGEASEQYKKLLEDTFQLPVKLWDERLTTMAAERMLIEADVSRKKRKKVIDKMAAVMILQGYLDSKGSVF, encoded by the coding sequence ATGAGAATTATGGGTTTAGACGTTGGATCAAGAACTGTTGGTGTTGCCATTAGCGATGCTCTTGGCTGGACGGCGCAAGGAATCGAAACAATTCAAATCAACGAAGAAGAAGGCGAATTCGGCTTAGAGCGTATAAAAGAACTTGTATCCGAATATGCTGTTACAGAGTTTGTTGTCGGTTTTCCTAAAAATATGAACAACACAGTAGGTCCACGTGGCGAAGCTTCGGAACAATATAAGAAGCTACTAGAAGATACCTTTCAATTGCCAGTGAAATTATGGGATGAACGTCTAACAACAATGGCGGCTGAAAGAATGCTTATTGAGGCCGACGTGAGTCGAAAAAAACGTAAAAAAGTAATTGATAAAATGGCGGCTGTCATGATCCTTCAAGGATATTTAGATAGTAAAGGTTCAGTGTTTTAA
- the yrzB gene encoding UPF0473 protein YrzB, which yields MVHEHDHEQEHRHITIVDEDGNEQLCEVIYTFDSEEFGKSYVLYSLVGAEEDDEGQIEIFASAFSPSENGEDGELEPIETEAEWDLIETVLNTLEDEFEDEEE from the coding sequence ATGGTACATGAACATGATCACGAGCAAGAACATCGACATATTACAATCGTAGATGAAGATGGAAACGAACAACTTTGTGAGGTAATTTATACATTTGATTCTGAGGAATTTGGAAAATCATATGTTCTTTACTCATTAGTTGGTGCAGAGGAAGATGATGAAGGACAAATCGAAATCTTTGCATCTGCATTTAGTCCATCAGAAAATGGTGAAGATGGAGAGTTAGAACCAATTGAAACAGAAGCAGAGTGGGATTTGATTGAAACAGTGTTAAATACACTTGAAGATGAATTCGAAGACGAAGAAGAATAA
- a CDS encoding collagenase translates to MTKPELLVTPKSINHIKDLIKSGADAFVIGEQQFGLRLAGEFSVDQVKEATEIIHAANKKVYVAVNALFHNDRIEALDGYLQEMQKIGVDALIFGDPAVLMAVREHQITIPLHWNPETTATNWFQVNYWADRGAKRAVLARELSLDEVLEIKGNAKAEIEVQVHGMTCMFQSKRKLLGNYFLYRGEVMEVENRKENRNMFIHDKERKNKYPIYEDLNGTHIFSPNDMCLIDELTELFEAGIDTLKFDGVLQTEEYITTVTNYYRQAIDAYFDQGEEAYDEIKNSLLEKIEEIQPALRPLDTGFIFKETVY, encoded by the coding sequence ATGACAAAACCAGAGTTATTGGTGACGCCAAAATCAATTAACCATATAAAAGATTTAATTAAAAGTGGAGCAGATGCTTTTGTCATTGGTGAACAACAATTCGGATTACGTTTGGCTGGGGAATTTTCAGTGGATCAAGTGAAAGAAGCAACGGAAATTATTCATGCTGCAAATAAAAAGGTTTATGTTGCGGTAAATGCCTTATTCCATAATGACCGAATTGAAGCTTTAGATGGATATTTACAGGAAATGCAAAAAATCGGAGTAGATGCATTAATTTTTGGCGACCCTGCTGTATTAATGGCTGTTCGTGAGCATCAAATTACTATCCCACTTCACTGGAACCCAGAAACAACTGCGACAAACTGGTTCCAAGTGAATTATTGGGCAGATCGTGGTGCAAAAAGAGCAGTCCTTGCAAGAGAGCTTTCATTAGATGAAGTGCTTGAAATTAAAGGAAATGCAAAAGCAGAAATTGAAGTTCAAGTACATGGAATGACTTGTATGTTCCAATCTAAGAGAAAGCTATTAGGAAACTACTTCTTATATCGTGGAGAAGTAATGGAAGTTGAAAACCGTAAAGAAAATCGTAATATGTTTATCCATGATAAAGAACGTAAAAATAAATACCCAATTTATGAAGATTTAAATGGAACACATATTTTTTCACCAAATGATATGTGTTTAATTGATGAATTAACGGAGCTGTTTGAAGCAGGGATTGATACATTAAAATTTGATGGTGTTTTACAAACAGAAGAGTATATAACAACTGTCACAAATTATTATCGTCAAGCAATTGATGCTTACTTTGATCAAGGTGAAGAAGCTTACGATGAAATCAAAAATAGTCTTTTAGAAAAAATTGAAGAAATCCAACCAGCTTTACGTCCTTTAGATACAGGATTTATCTTTAAGGAAACAGTATATTAG